Proteins encoded together in one Procambarus clarkii isolate CNS0578487 chromosome 71, FALCON_Pclarkii_2.0, whole genome shotgun sequence window:
- the LOC138356200 gene encoding collagen, type I, alpha 1b-like, with product MLLKDAPGECAGQKDAPGECAGQKGAPGECAGQKGAPGECAGQKGAPGECAGQKGAPGECAGQKDAPGECAGQKDAPGECAGQKDAPGECAGQKGAPGECAGQKGAPGECAGQKDAPGECAGQKDAPGECAGQKDAPGECAGQKGAPSECAGQKDAPGECADQKGAPGECAGQKDAPGECAGQKDAPGECAGQKDAPGECAGQKGAPGECAGQKDAPGECAGQKGAPGECAGQKGAPGECAGQKGAPGECAGQKGAPGECAGQGLANI from the exons ATGCTCCTG AAGGATGCTCCTGGTGAGTGTGCTGGCCAGAAGGATGCTCCTGGTGAGTGTGCTGGCCAGAAGGGTGCTCCTGGTGAGTGTGCTGGTCAGAAGGGTGCTCCTGGTGAGTGTGCTGGCCAGAAGGGTGCTCCTGGTGAGTGTGCTGGCCAGAAGGGTGCTCCTGGTGAGTGTGCTGGTCAGAAGGATGCTCCTGGTGAGTGTGCTGGCCAGAAGGATGCTCCTGGTGAGTGTGCTGGCCAGAAGGATGCTCCTGGGGAGTGTGCTGGCCAGAAGGGTGCTCCTGGTGAGTGTGCTGGTCAGAAGGGTGCTCCTGGTGAGTGTGCTGGTCAGAAGGATGCTCCTGGTGAGTGTGCTGGTCAGAAGGATGCTCCTGGTGAGTGTGCTGGCCAGAAGGATGCTCCTGGGGAGTGTGCTGGCCAGAAGGGTGCTCCTAGTGAGTGTGCTGGCCAGAAGGATGCTCCTGGTGAGTGTGCTGATCAGAAGGGTGCTCCTGGTGAGTGTGCTGGCCAGAAGGATGCTCCTGGGGAGTGTGCTGGCCAGAAGGATGCTCCTGGTGAGTGTGCTGGACAGAAGGATGCTCCTGGTGAGTGTGCTGGCCAGAAGGGTGCTCCTGGTGAGTGTGCTGGCCAGAAGGATGCTCCTGGTGAGTGTGCTGGCCAGAAGGGTGCTCCTGGTGAGTGTGCTGGCCAGAAGGGTGCTCCTGGTGAGTGTGCTGGTCAGAAGGGTGCTCCTGGGGAGTGTGCTGGTCAGAAGGGTGCTCCTGGGGAGTGTGCTGGCCAGGGCCTGGCAAATATATGA
- the LOC138356201 gene encoding collagen, type I, alpha 1b-like gives MLLKDAPGECAGQKDAPGECAGQKGAPGECAGQKGAPGECAGQKGAPGECTGQKGAPGECAGQKYAPGECAGQKGAPGECAGQKGAPGECAGQKDAPGECAGQKDAPGECAGQKGAPGECAGQKGAPGECAGQKGAPGECAGQKGAPGECAGQKGAPGECAGQKGAPGECAGQKGAPGECAGQKGAPGECAGQKGAPGECAGQKDAPVECAGQKGAPGECAGQKGAPGECAGQKGAPGECAGQKGTPGECAGQKGAPGECAGQKGAPGGCAGQKGAPGECAGQKGAPGECAGQKGAPGECAGQKGAPGECAGQKDAPGECAGQKGAPGECAGQKGAPGECAGQKDAPGDRAGQKDAPGECAGQKDAPGECAGQKDAPGECAGQKGAPGECAG, from the exons ATGCTCCTG AAGGATGCTCCTGGTGAGTGTGCTGGCCAGAAGGATGCTCCTGGTGAGTGTGCTGGCCAGAAGGGTGCTCCTGGTGAGTGTGCTGGTCAGAAGGGTGCTCCTGGTGAGTGTGCTGGCCAGAAGGGTGCTCCTGGTGAGTGTACTGGCCAGAAGGGTGCTCCTGGTGAGTGTGCTGGCCAGAAGTATGCTCCTGGTGAGTGTGCTGGCCAGAAGGGTGCTCCTGGTGAGTGTGCTGGTCAGAAGGGTGCTCCTGGTGAATGTGCTGGTCAGAAGGATGCTCCTGGTGAGTGTGCTGGTCAGAAGGATGCTCCTGGTGAGTGTGCTGGCCAGAAGGGTGCTCCTGGTGAGTGTGCTGGCCAGAAGGGTGCTCCTGGGGAGTGTGCTGGTCAGAAGGGTGCTCCTGGTGAGTGTGCTGGCCAGAAGGGTGCTCCTGGTGAGTGTGCTGGCCAGAAGGGTGCTCCTGGTGAGTGTGCTGGTCAGAAGGGTGCTCCTGGTGAGTGTGCTGGTCAGAAGGGTGCTCCTGGTGAGTGTGCTGGCCAGAAGGGTGCTCCTGGTGAGTGTGCTGGCCAGAAGGGTGCTCCTGGTGAGTGTGCTGGCCAGAAGGATGCTCCTGTTGAGTGTGCTGGCCAGAAGGGTGCTCCTGGTGAGTGTGCTGGCCAGAAGGGTGCTCCTGGTGAGTGTGCTGGCCAGAAGGGTGCTCCTGGTGAGTGTGCTGGCCAGAAGGGTACTCCTGGTGAGTGTGCTGGCCAGAAGGGTGCTCCTGGTGAGTGTGCTGGCCAGAAGGGTGCTCCTGGTGGGTGTGCTGGCCAGAAGGGTGCTCCTGGTGAGTGTGCTGGCCAGAAGGGTGCTCCTGGTGAGTGTGCTGGCCAGAAGGGTGCTCCTGGTGAGTGTGCTGGCCAGAAGGGTGCTCCTGGTGAGTGTGCTGGCCAGAAGGATGCTCCTGGTGAGTGTGCTGGCCAGAAGGGTGCTCCTGGTGAGTGTGCTGGCCAGAAGGGTGCTCCTGGTGAGTGTGCTGGCCAGAAGGATGCTCCTGGTGACCGTGCTGGCCAGAAGGATGCTCCTGGTGAGTGTGCTGGCCAGAAGGATGCTCCTGGTGAGTGTGCTGGCCAGAAGGATGCTCCTGGTGAGTGTGCTGGTCAGAAGGGTGCTCCTGGTGAGTGTGCTGGCTAG
- the LOC138356202 gene encoding paraneoplastic antigen Ma6E-like — translation MFYLSFIWNDYTSTTFINWTTSPVKYAGQKGAPGECAGQKGAPGECAGQKGAPGECAGQKDAPGECAGQKGAPGECAGQKGAPGECAGQKGAPGECAGQKDAPGECAGQKGAPGECAGQKDAPGECAGQKGAPGECAGQKGAPGECAGQKGAPGECAGQKDAPGECAGQKGAPGECAG, via the coding sequence ATGTTTTATTTATCGTTTATTTGGAATGATTATACGTCGACGACATTTATAAACTGGACAACAAGTCCGGTGAAGTATGCTGGCCAGAAGGGTGCTCCTGGGGAGTGTGCTGGCCAGAAGGGTGCTCCTGGGGAGTGTGCTGGCCAGAAGGGTGCTCCTGGTGAGTGTGCTGGCCAGAAGGATGCTCCTGGTGAGTGTGCTGGCCAGAAGGGTGCTCCTGGTGAGTGTGCTGGCCAGAAGGGTGCTCCTGGTGAGTGTGCTGGCCAGAAGGGTGCTCCTGGTGAGTGTGCTGGCCAGAAGGATGCTCCTGGTGAGTGTGCTGGCCAGAAGGGTGCTCCTGGTGAGTGTGCTGGCCAGAAGGATGCTCCTGGTGAGTGTGCTGGCCAGAAGGGTGCTCCTGGTGAGTGTGCTGGCCAGAAGGGTGCTCCTGGTGAGTGTGCTGGCCAGAAGGGTGCTCCTGGTGAGTGTGCTGGCCAGAAGGATGCTCCTGGTGAGTGTGCTGGTCAGAAGGGTGCTCCTGGTGAGTGTGCTGGCTAG